From a region of the Mercurialis annua linkage group LG1-X, ddMerAnnu1.2, whole genome shotgun sequence genome:
- the LOC126665650 gene encoding aspartic proteinase PCS1 yields the protein MNTLLLLLLLHIPFFKPSFSGFLPPPPPPPQTLILPLTIQEIPANSLPRSPSKLPFHHNISLTVSLSVGTPPQNVSMVLDTGSELSWLHCNKTTTSYPTTFDPTRSISYRPIPCSSSTCTNQTRDFTIPASCDSNNLCHATLAYADASSSEGNLASDDFRMGSSEISDMVFGCMDSVFSSNSEEDSKNTGLMGMNRGSLSFVSQMGFPKFSYCISGSDFSGVLLLGESNLTWALPLNYTPLIQMSTPLPYFDRVAYTVQLEGIKVSDKLLAIPKSVFEPDHTGAGQTMVDSGTQFTFLLGPAYTALRTEFLNQTAGILRVLEDPDFVFQGAMDLCYRVSTTQRVLPRLPTVSLVFNGAEMTISGERLLYPVPGEIRGNDSVHCLSFGNSDLLGVEAYVIGHHHQQNVWMEFDLERSRIGLAQVRCDLAGKRFGLGLQRAQHV from the coding sequence ATGAacactcttcttcttcttcttcttcttcacatTCCTTTCTTTAAACCCTCATTTAGCGGGTTTTTgccaccaccaccgccgccaccgcaAACACTCATTTTGCCGCTCACAATCCAAGAAATCCCCGCCAACTCACTCCCCAGATCTCCATCCAAACTCCCGTTCCACCACAACATCAGCCTCACCGTCTCCCTCTCTGTCGGCACACCTCCCCAAAACGTCTCCATGGTTCTCGACACCGGCAGTGAACTCAGCTGGCTTCACTGCAACAAAACCACCACCTCTTACCCCACCACGTTCGACCCGACCCGATCAATCTCCTACCGTCCCATTCCTTGCTCTTCCTCCACCTGCACTAACCAGACCCGTGACTTCACTATACCCGCTTCTTGCGACTCTAACAACCTCTGCCACGCCACTCTTGCTTACGCTGATGCCTCCTCCTCTGAAGGAAATCTCGCCTCTGATGATTTTCGTATGGGTAGTTCGGAAATTTCGGATATGGTATTCGGGTGCATGGACAGTGTCTTCAGTTCGAATTCTGAAGAGGATAGTAAGAATACCGGGTTAATGGGTATGAACCGTGGGTCGTTGTCTTTTGTTTCTCAAATGGGTTTTCCGAAATTTTCTTATTGTATTTCGGGTTCGGATTTTTCTGGTGTTTTACTTCTTGGGGAATCCAATTTGACGTGGGCTTTGCCTTTGAATTACACTCCATTGATCCAAATGTCGACTCCCTTACCGTATTTTGATCGGGTTGCGTATACGGTTCAGCTTGAAGGAATTAAAGTATCGGATAAATTACTTGCGATACCCAAATCGGTCTTCGAACCGGATCACACTGGGGCAGGTCAAACCATGGTCGATTCGGGTACTCAGTTCACATTTTTACTCGGGCCGGCTTATACCGCGCTTCGAACCGAATTCTTGAACCAAACAGCTGGGATTTTAAGGGTTTTAGAGGATCCAGATTTTGTATTTCAAGGAGCCATGGATTTATGTTACCGGGTCTCGACTACTCAACGGGTTTTACCGCGGTTACCAACTGTGAGTTTGGTTTTTAATGGAGCCGAAATGACTATCTCGGGTGAGCGGTTACTGTATCCGGTTCCGGGTGAAATAAGGGGAAATGATTCGGTGCATTGCTTATCATTTGGGAACTCAGATTTATTAGGCGTGGAAGCTTATGTGATTGGGCATCATCATCAGCAAAACGTGTGGATGGAATTTGATCTTGAAAGATCAAGGATTGGACTGGCGCAGGTACGGTGTGATTTGGCTGGTAAGAGATTCGGTCTGGGCCTACAAAGGGCCCAACACGTATAG
- the LOC126661119 gene encoding uncharacterized protein LOC126661119 has protein sequence MDPLQDNTLPATNREDRETEPPALNLFPPTSEEGETSDPLTTRQTIPPIAIAPEEEPINNQAMFKAFLEITSLLKDIKQSISLKPPEQGSAKSPVQKSTSTMDKGKEPMQEEGAPENSAKKQNAPIVIPDEERWMDEQHTLKGGEEHLEEKVRQVMSRLGIRCEDVDISLRSDSPLADFIISHDFPTKFRYPPNLESYDGTGCPKSHIHKFQAVINVQTNLDHVLCKLFPTTLKGLAQEWYQSLKPGSVLTFKQFSGLFQARFVACIPQKKLSTDLLAIMQWEGETLRKYVERFNKEAMQIEDLSQEIAYTALLNGTTNSDLRKELLAKSPKSFTTLMTIAHTQIRVDDGQREIENRLGRVEERTFAERRNGDRSPTGRRFGEKGNDHFRNKRKKDEDRRYTPLNTTRTNVLFWVKDSREKVRWPRKMNAASASKRDNSKYCEFHRDNGHTTDECWHLKEEIEKLIERGSLSQFIKRDTEARETESERKKERKEETARRPRPEPTGVVNVIMGGSTGGDSNTTRKKAARTVYSVSPGAPNAKKFRSVSFSEGDSHGLSVPHEDALVVKGRLNNFEVSRMLVDTGSSVNMITMEVFGRIGLKKENLTHVSTPLVGLGGKSVQVEGSLEINIQLGDGEIYKEIRAEFMVVNMDFAYNAILGRPLLHDTCASICMRYLLMKIPTREGDAEVRGCQKSAREAYFTALRKVHITLPVLTMEPPEKKERAEHYGRTAKIELSPGKEIEVGDELEEEIKRSLTENLRSLGDSFAWTTDELIGVDPDVICHRLNIATDAKAVIQKKRRHSPEKQLAIAEEVARLKAANVIKDAYYPKWVANVVMVKKSNGTYRMCVDFTDLNKACPKDSFPLPHIDQLVDSTAGHALYTFLDAKAGYHQIPMAPEDQEKTAFITDQGLFCYKMMPFGLKNAGATYQRLVNSIFRDQIGKHMEVYVDDMIIKSIRAEDHPTDVKIVLETLKRYQLKLNPEKCVFGVPAGKFLGYMVSQRGIEANPDKIEAVLKMMPPRSIHEVQKLNGRITALGRFMSCSAKRCLPFFKTLKQIKNFAWTAECQQAFEELKSFLSSPPLLARPDPGDMLYLYISCSDETIAGVLVSEKGGEQYPIYYISKVLRDAELRYPKLEKLALCVYTATIKLRHYFEGHQVIVRTDQPLRKILQKAETSGRIAEWAVKIGSLGVIYEARKALKAQALADFFAELTFKEPMEDKTTPWEIHVDGAVCGEGAGIGVVLKGPGRIQMEYSARLEFPASNNVAEYEALITGLQLCEELNISEVQIYSDSQLVVNQVSGNFEVKEVTLKKYAKQAKTFFADNGRSWSLQQIPRAMNGRSDELAKWAATKNYDSMRNIPHEIKRQPSFQEEIEEGEVLMVEGKETWMTPLTAYLANGILPEDKKESKRIVVLSSKFGIYNGQLYKRSFTHPWLRCVNKEEGEYIMKELHEGTCGAHDGASTLVRKALLQGYYWPTMKEQATNLVRGCGPCQQHALVPRKQASEMKPIGSAWPFAQWGMDILGPLPLATGQRKFLVVAIDHFTKWIEFDSAKFRKFCAEYQIDLRFTSVYHPQSNGQTEVANRILLAGLKRRLDECKGRWVEELYSVLWNYRTTPRESTGETPFALAYGTEAVIPVEIGAPTPRTEDNQLNLEENEEELRNNLDLLVEKINRSDIRMEAYRQKMAKHFNSHVKKRKFKLGDLVMRKTEVKKGEAGSGKLQPNWEGPYTISEVIKEGTFKLTNSMGRIIPRTWNANNLRKI, from the exons ATGGATCCCCTACAAGATAACACTCTACCAGCTACCAACAGAGAAGACAGGGAAACAGAACCACCGGCCCTAAATCTATTCCCCCCAACCagcgaagaaggagaaaccagcGACCCCCTGACGACAAGACAGACGATACCTCCGATAGCCATAGCACCTGAGGAAGAGCCAATCAACAACCAAGCAATGTTCAAGGCTTTCCTAGAAATCACCAGTCTACTCAAAGACATCAAACAGAGTATCTCGTTAAAGCCGCCGGAGCAGGGATCAGCGAAATCACCAGTACAGAAGTCAACGTCAACTATGGACAAAGGAAAAGAACCGATGCAAGAGGAAGGTGCCCCGGAAAACTCCGCAAAGAAACAAAACGCCCCAATAGTAATTCCAGACGAAGAACGTTGGATGGATGAACAACACACCCTCAAAGGCGGAGAAGAGCATCTGGAGGAAAAAGTCCGCCAAGTCATGAGCAGGCTTGGAATAAGATGTGAAGACGTAGACATCTCTCTGCGAAGTGACTCACCACTTGCAGATTTCATCATCTCTCACGATTTCCCTACAAAGTTCAGATACCCTCCAAATTTAGAATCATACGATGGAACAGGCTGTCCCAAGAGCCATATTCACAAATTCCAAGCAGTGATCAATGTTCAGACAAACTTAGATCACGTACTATGCAAACTTTTTCCTACTACCTTAAAAGGTCTGGCGCAGGAATGGTACCAGAGTTTAAAGCCAGGATCAGTGCTGACGTTCAAACAATTCTCAGGACTTTTCCAGGCTAGATTCGTAGCATGCATCCCTCAAAAGAAGCTGTCCACAGACCTGCTGGCCATCATGCAATGGGAAGGAGAGACACTCAGGAAGTATGTAGAAAGATTCAATAAGGAGGCGATGCAGATAGAAGACCTCAGCCAGGAGATCGCCTACACAGCATTACTCAATGGAACTACCAACTCCGACCTACGAAAGGAATTGTTggctaaatcaccaaaatcattTACCACACTGATGACCATCGCACATACACAGATCAGAGTAGATGATGGCCAGAGAGAGATAGAGAATCGCCTCGGACGGGTAGAAGAACGAACATTTGCAGAAAGAAGAAATGGGGACAGATCGCCCACAGGAAGGAGGTTCGGAGAAAAAGGCAACGACCATTTCAGaaacaaaaggaaaaaagacGAAGATAGGCGATATACACCCCTGAACACAACCAGAACCAACGTACTGTTTTGGGTAAAAGACAGCCGAGAAAAGGTCAGATGGCCAAGGAAGATGAACGCTGCATCAGCCAGCAAAAGAGACAACAGCAAATACTGTGAATTTCACAGAGACAACGGCCACACCACAGATGAATGCTGGCACCTGAAGGAAGAGATAGAGAAGCTGATAGAAAGGGGATCCCTTTCCCAGTTCATAAAAAGGGATACCGAAGCCAGAGAGACAGAGtcggaaagaaagaaagagcggAAAGAAGAAACCGCCAGAAGACCCAGACCAGAGCCAACAGGCGTGGTTAACGTAATAATGGGTGGATCGACCGGAGGAGACAGCAATACTACAAGAAAGAAAGCTGCAAGAACAGTCTACTCAGTTAGCCCGGGTGCACCAAATGCTAAGAAATTCAGAAGCGTATCTTTTTCGGAGGGCGATAGTCATGGCTTATCAGTTCCCCATGAGGACGCCCTAGTTGTCAAGGGGCGACTCAACAATTTCGAGGTATCTCGGATGCTGGTAGACACGGGAAGTTCGGTAAACATGATCACAATGGAGGTGTTCGGCAGAATTGGactcaagaaagaaaatttgacaCATGTCTCTACTCCACTGGTGGGGCTAGGAGGCAAATCTGTACAGGTGGAAGGATCACTGGAGATAAACATCCAACTGGGAGATGGAGAGATCTACAAAGAGATCCGAGCAGAATTCATGGTGGTCAATATGGACTTCGCATACAACGCAATTCTCGGAAGGCCACTTTTGCACGATACGTGCGCATCCATTTGTATGAGGTACCTACTGATGAAAATCCCAACCAGAGAAGGCGACGCCGAAGTCAGAGGATGCCAAAAGTCAGCCAGAGAAGCATACTTTACAGCTCTCAGGAAAGTACATATAACCTTGCCAGTACTAACAATGGAACCTCCAGAGAAGAAAGAAAGGGCGGAGCATTATGGGCGAACCGCGAAAATCGAATTATCCCCAGGAAAGGAGATAGAAGTGGGAGATGAGctagaagaagaaatcaaacgaTCTCTGACAGAAAATCTCAGATCGCTTGGAGACTCCTTTGCCTGGACAACAGACGAACTGATCGGAGTAGACCCGGACGTCATATGTCATCGGTTAAACATAGCGACCGACGCGAAGGCAGTGATACAGAAGAAAAGAAGGCACTCGCCCGAAAAACAACTCGCCATCGCAGAAGAGGTCGCCCGGTTAAAAGCAGCAAACGTGATCAAAGACGCCTATTACCCCAAGTGGGTAGCAAATGTGGTGATGGTAAAAAAGTCCAATGGCACTTACCGAATGTGTGTGGACTTCACAGATCTAAATAAAGCATGTCCCAAAGATAGTTTCCCGCTCCCACACATTGATCAGTTAGTAGACTCCACAGCAGGTCACGCCCTCTATACATTCCTAGATGCCAAGGCGGGATATCATCAGATACCCATGGCACCTGAAGACCAGGAGAAGACGGCCTTCATAACGGACCAGGGATTATTTTGTTACAAGATGATGCCCTTCGGTCTGAAGAACGCAGGAGCCACATATCAGCGACTGGTGAACTCAATATTCAGAGATCAGATCGGAAAacacatggaagtttatgtggaCGACATGATCATCAAAAGCATCCGAGCTGAAGACCACCCAACAGATGTGAAGATAGTCCTAGAGACGCTAAAGAGGTACCAGCTAAAACTCAATCCGGAAAAGTGCGTATTCGGAGTACCGGCGGGCAAGTTCTTGGGATACATGGTCTCTCAGCGAGGTATTGAGGCTAACCCAGATAAAATCGAAGCGGTCTTAAAAATGATGCCGCCACGAAGCATACATGAAGTCCAGAAGCTCAACGGCCGGATCACGGCTCTAGGTCGGTTCATGTCCTGCTCGGCAAAACGATGTCTACCTTTCTTCAAAACCCTGAAACAGATCAAGAACTTCGCATGGACAGCAGAATGCCAGCAGGCGTTTGAGGAATTGAAAAGCTTCCTATCCTCGCCCCCACTTTTGGCGAGACCAGATCCGGGCGAcatgttatatttatacatctcttGCTCTGACGAAACAATAGCAGGAGTATTGGTATCGGAAAAAGGAGGAGAACAATACCCGATCTACTACATCAGCAAAGTACTCAGAGATGCGGAGCTGAGATACCCGAAGTTGGAAAAGCTGGCACTGTGCGTATACACCGCCACCATCAAGCTCCGACATTACTTCGAAGGGCACCAAGTCATTGTACGAACCGACCAACCATTACGAAAAATCCTCCAGAAGGCAGAGACAAGTGGACGCATAGCAGAATGGGCCGTCAAAATAGGAAGCCTGGGCGTTATCTATGAAGCTCGAAAAGCACTGAAAGCTCAAGCACTAGCCGACTTCTTCGCAGAGTTAACATTCAAAGAACCCATGGAGGACAAAACGACTCCTTGGGAGATACACGTCGATGGGGCAGTTTGCGGAGAAGGAGCGGGGATCGGAGTCGTGCTTAAAGGACCAGGAAGGATCCAAATGGAATACTCAGCAAGACTCGAATTTCCAGCTTCCAACAATGTTGCGGAATATGAGGCGCTGATAACAGGGTTGCAATTATGCGAAGAGCTCAATATCTCCGAAGTCCAGATCTATAGTGATTCGCAACTGGTCGTGAACCAAGTCTCAGGGAACTTCGAAGTGAAGGAAGTTACATTGAAGAAATACGCCAAGCAAGCCAAAACCTTCTTTGCCGATAATGGGCGATCCTGGTCGTTACAGCAAATACCCAGAGCAATGAATGGAAGATCAGACGAATTGGCAAAGTGGGCAGCAACAAAGAATTACGACTCAATGAGAAACATCCCTCATGAAATCAAACGACAGCCTAGCTTTcaagaagaaattgaagaaggCGAAGTACTGATGGTAGAAGGGAAAGAAACCTGGATGACCCCCCTCACAGCATACCTGGCTAATGGAATACTCCCCGAGGATAAGAAGGAATCCAAAAGAATAGTGGTACTCTCATCAAAGTTCGGAATATACAACGGCCAGCTGTACAAACGGTCATTCACCCATCCCTGGCTAAGATGTGTGAACAAAGAAGAAGGAGAGTACATCATGAAAGAATTACATGAGGGGACCTGCGGAGCACATGACGGAGCATCAACACTGGTCAGAAAAGCACTGCTACAAGGCTATTATTGGCCCACGATGAAAGAACAAGCTACAAATCTAGTAAGGGGATGCGGGCCTTGCCAGCAACATGCCTTGGTACCGAGAAAGCAAGCTTCAGAAATGAAACCCATCGGCAGTGCATGGCCGTTCGCCCAGTGGGGTATGGACATCCTGGGACCTCTCCCTTTGGCCACAGGACAACGGAAGTTCCTGGTAGTGGCAATCGACCacttcaccaagtggatagag ttcgacTCAGCAAAGTTTAGAAAGTTTTGTGCCGAGTATCAGATCGACCTAAGGTTCACTTCGGTTTACCATCCACAATCAAATGGGCAAACCGAAGTGGCCAACAGAATCCTACTGGCCGGACTAAAAAGAAGACTAGACGAGTGCAAAGGAAGATGGGTAGAAGAACTCTACAGCGTCCTATGGAACTACCGTACCACCCCTAGAGAATCAACGGGCGAAACTCCATTCGCCCTAGCCTATGGAACGGAGGCTGTAATTCCTGTAGAGATCGGCGCACCCACGCCAAGGACAGAAGACAACCAGCTAAACCTAGAAGAAAACGAAGAAGAGCTCAGGAACAATCTGGATCTCCTGGTTGAAAAAATCAACAGATCAGACATCAGGATGGAAGCCTACAGACAAAAgatggccaaacatttcaacagccatgtaaagaaaagaaaattcaaattgGGCGACCTCGTCATGCGAAAAACCGAAgtcaaaaaaggagaagcaGGAAGTGGAAAACTGCAgccaaactgggaaggaccttacACCATCAGCGAGGTCATTAAAGAAGGAACATTTAAACTCACTAACTCCATGGGAAGAATCATACCAAGGACATGGAACGCCAACAACTTGAGGAAAATTTAG